In the genome of Gymnogyps californianus isolate 813 chromosome 23, ASM1813914v2, whole genome shotgun sequence, the window AGTGTTTCTAATGGTTATGGTAAGTAATGAAGAGCTAAGAACACTTTCATTTCTTACATGAATTGGAATAGTTCAGTCTTCCCACCTCCCGTAAACACTGCTTGCCTATTTCTGGGAGCATTTGTCACCTACCTTCCTCTCTTTGTGTTAAAAGGGCTTCACTCAAATAATAGAACAAAAGCTTCAGGCTGGATCTTCCTAGGGTCTTTCCCCAAACACCACTGTTTCTACACCAAAGCTACCTCTGATTTGTGGAAATGGACGTTTCATCTTATACACTGCCGAACTGCAGGTAAGGAGACATCCTTGCTCTAAGCATCCAAAGAACCCCTACATCTCTGCAGCGAGTCCTAATATCTGCAGTTAACTTTGTGATTAATCTGATATTAATATGCAGAATGTGAGAATTCTTTACTCTCTTACAAGCACATGAAAATCAGTGCTTTAGAAAAGCAAGCGCTGGTTTTCAGCCTCCACCCTAACCTCGGCTACCCGCTGCTATGGAGACAGTAGTCTGAGCTACAGCATTGCAACATAGCTCTGAGAGCACTTGTGCAACTGCTGAATAACCCCATTTTCATGATTGCAAACTGCTGGTACTCAGGTACAAAAATGAGCATTCCCTTATGAACTCCCTCAAAACACCTGCATGATCCCCAAAGGCCCACCTTCTGGCCCCCACTTAAATCTGTGGGAGATTGGCTAATGACTTCGTTAGTGCCAGGATTCGGACCTCAGTGCATGAGGTGAGGCTGTTTCTCTAAAGCTAAAGGTAGGTACCTGCTAATCAAATGACACACTGAAAACCCCTCCTTCCAGCACCAGGCTCCTCTACTCTCTGAGGTGCAAATTTAGAAGGCCAGGTCCTTAGGGCAAAAACACAAATGCTGCCATTTTCCAAGAGTTTCAGCTCTGTTCTCATTGTGGGACCTAGAATAAATACCCCCTTCCTAACAGGCTGGCTGCTTGAGCTCAATTTATTTACTTAACACACACTGCCCTGTCTTTCTGtgaactttaatttttattatgtcTTTTGTAGAGATGGGAGAACAGCAGGACGGAGTGGGAATAAAGAGCAGCTACGCAACCGAGAAAACTCTGGGGTTTTGGAGAGCTTTATAACAAGGAGGTTTAAAATAATCAATGGGACAAACAGGAAAtatcagtgaaaagaaaagcaatgtggTTTGTCACTTACTACACTGATAGGAACTGTGGGCTGGTCCATTACTGTCCCTCTTTTGACGTGAGGACAGCAAAGCTATGCTAGACAGTGCTTCAGGCTGGAGATATTTAAGGATAGTCGCAGCCTTTCCATCCTTTAAGAGATGAAGACAACATGCTGAAAGCTGAGCAGACCCTAGACAAAGGAGCCCGGGAAAGACAAAGCTTTGTCTCCTGAACCCTATATAGGAAATTTCTTCTACAGCAACAACCCCTCGCCTTCCTGAAGGGAGCAGCTCCTGTAGCAAGGTACAACAGGGTGCAGACAACCATTGCCCTAAATCCCCTGTCCTTCCATCCGCCTTCCAGAGAAGCTTGGCTAACTCTCAGCATGGTCAGAAGCTTTtgcagtttgtattttttgtcctttctggtCCAAATAGTCGTGATTGTCTGAATCGGATGGCTACGGAGCCAGCATCCACAACCAGCCAAGATTATAGGGAACTCGGCTGTGTGTTGGGTCAGGATCTGGCTTCCGAATGGACTATACTTACATGACTAACTCTGGATGACCAAAAACATCCACACAAACACTTTGCATCTTCACGTATTCCTCCCTACTTGGAGCCTCTCccaggggaaaataaaacattaaattatgCAAATCATGAATGGCAGGATTGGTGCAATATTTAAAGGATAAATAACTTCCAAAGAAGATGAATAACTTATGGTCTTAAATAATTACTGTTGCATATACCATTGACTGTGGTGTCAGAGCCATCTAGTCCTTGGGGTTGAAGAGgctggaaagcaaacagaagaatgaagcttttgaaaatacgCAGGctaaaaaaatcagaggcaaCATAAGATGGAGAAACACAGCAGTTCTCCTGGTGGTGGATTAAAATGAGTGGGTATGGGCCCAGAGCAGGAGACAGCTGACGTGAGAGGAAGGGATGAGAATGGAAATTTTAACAGATGTAGGAAAGAGAGGAGTTTCTCCTTAGTGACTGTTGATAATATGTACTAGTCCACACTGAATCCTGCTCAGGGTGAAGTGCCAGATTTTGCAAGGAAAGAGACTGTGCAATGGAAAAAGAGAGTGCTTGTGGCTTGaaccttgtttttctgttacCCTCTGTTCAATGTCCCCCCGCATCAGCAGGGAGCGAGTAGATGCTGGCCGGCTGGCCTCTGTGGGGTTGTTTTTGGGAGACTGAGCTGCAGTGGGAGCTATAATAAGCCAGCTGCACAGACATGCTCACTGGAGCACGGTCTGCATTCATCTGAGCTGCTAAATTTAGGTCTCTTCCAGCAAAAGAGCATATGCAAAGAGGCACAGGGATGAGATATAACTGTCGTATGAGCTGGAAAAAAGAACCTGAGAGGGTTGATTTACCCATTATAACTGTACTTTTGGCATCAGAGGAGACCAAAGTCCCTGAGGATAAACACAGTGAAGACAAGATATGTATTATTGCAAGGTTGATTTCCCTCTGTCAGCCTCATGATCTTGTCCGAGGCTGACCCTGGCAGTGTCACATCAGGCTAAAACTGAATTCCCTTTGCCTGAAGTGTTTTGACTTGAGGGCGGTGCCATTTATTGGggcaaaaataataatctttatGAAAATAATCACTCTTACAGAAATCATGTTTGTGATGCAAAGTTCTTAGACAAGGGGGAACGATGCTGAAGACCTGGAGAGGTGCTGTGGGAGCAAAGGAGCCACGATACCGGTAAGAAATCCCCACAAACAACATGCGGGGAGGAACAGGACTTCTTATTCAAGGCTGTTGCTGCCTGTGTGCTCCACGCCGTCGGCCCCCTCGCTCCCCCCTTGGGTATGCCCTTTTACACGACAGCATAAAGCAAGACATCAGACGCTGGCTGTGCGCTCGGGCTGCAGTCAGGGACCCCCTCTGTTCCCAGACATTTTTACAGGCAATGCTGGGGAGCGTGGAAGCCATCCGAGCCTGCCAGGCCGCCTTTACTTGCAAGGGCCTCTGTGTAACCCCAAATGTGCATTTCCTAAATGTGCGTGAGGCTCCCTGGGGGATCTCTCCCTGCTCTGGATTACAACCAACTGTTTACggaagggcagaggaggagagcagggctggattGCCTTCCTGTCAGGCGTGCGAGAAAAGCTGCTTTGCGCCGACGAGTCCCACCCCGCTCCAGGGCGGGGACTTTGCCATCCAGGGCAAGCCGAGGAAAGCTCTCCCCATCCTTGCCAAGGCACCCACTTGGGACAGCAGGTGAGTGCCAAACTAACTGGGGGGTCCCCTTTGGCATGGGGAAGGGGTTGCGTGGCTAGAGGTGCCTGGGAAGATGCCAAGCCCCGTCCCTGCTTGCCAGACCGCAGCGGCTGGTAGCGCGGCTGTGCGGGAGCGGGACGACCCTTGGCTGGGTGGATGCCCCGTCAGGGCCGTGATGCCAGGGCATTAGGGCAGCCCTGGAGGGCGCAGGCCCGGGGTGAAGAAGGACGGGGAAGCAGGttgtgggaaggaggaagatggCTGACTCTTTCCAGGCACAGGGAGTGCAGGTTTTGCTTCCCATTTCTGCCGAGCCCTGCGGCCAAGCTGGCACGTCCTCCCCGCTGGATGCTGGAGTGCGGAAGGCATGGCAGGGGGCTTGTGAAGCAGCTTTGGGTGGGTGCACAGGCTGAAGTGAGGACTACAAGGCTCTGCTAActcagtattatatttttattccttttgagGGCAGTGGCCAGGCAAAGGTCATCGTGTGGGAGGTGCTGGGATATTTCAGTTGGCTCGGGGCTTGCCAGCAGAAGGGAGATCCTGTCCTGAGCTGCAAATTGGGCTGGGATCAGAATCAGTCACCCTGCTATGAGCCCCAGACCTACCCTGGGGCACTCTGCCTCCCTGAAGCACAGCCAGCTGCGGAGGGAGCAGGCTGTATCCAGCACACTGGAAACAGCTGGCGGTGACAGAGCCATGGAAAAGCTGATCTGGCGCAGGGTGTGGGTTTGTGTTCGAGTAAAAGTGCACCGAATGAAAGAACTAGTCAAACAAGTTCAGCGTTTGCCTTGCAAGGGGATGGGTCGCAAAACGGTGGTTTTCCACTCCAGATCCTAGGTGTAAGACTTGGGAACATGTCTATGAGCtcaaacatgaggaaaaaaaaccctgtgtttATACCCTGTTAAGCTCTTGGGAGCTTTGCTTCCTGGGAGCTGTGTGTGCTCTGTGCAGTGTCAGGAAAACTCGATTCAGAGCATGCCTAGATTTGAATTGGCCAACACACACCATagtttcagctgtttctgaTAAATGAAGTTTATTCTGGATTCAACTTTTAGAGGACATTGATGTGGACTTATAACTGCCTGATTAGCTGATGAAGCCTGCCAGGAAAAGGtcattcatggaaaaaaattgaataatgGGAGGGATGCTTCATACACCTACAGTCTGTCATCTGGCCACAGTGTTTTGAGCCTGTTCTAAGCCAGGTTTACTGTATCAGCTAGCTCAGGCCTTTATTCTGGGATGAAGCAAATAACATCAGGACAGGGATTAGCCAGGGCACCTTAGCACTTGCTAGCTCACTCTCTGCATAGTTTAATTCTTGAAAACACGGAGTTAAGTGTTGATCCTATCCTGAAGCTGGTTTTCCCTGTTTGAGCTGCAGGCCAGGAATTGTGTTAAGCTGCAGAGCACTGGCAAATCTGACTGAGcaattcctttctctctctacTAGCAAAGGGGGTGGCTAGGAGAGTTTTATTCATCTACTGCCCCACCTGAGCAGTTCATGGAGACACCTTTACCTGTGAAAGGCAGCAAGAGGGTTACAGGGGCAGGGACCATTGCTGGAGAACCTGGTTGAACTGCCGAGTGCTTCCACCTGTAACTTCAGTGGCTCATTTCTTGTGGCACcacacacagaaataacactgggaacaaaacagcatttgcaGATTGCACAGTGGCGTTAGCACTGCTGCCTTTTGCAGTGCTCTACTCTTTATATTCCCAGTGATGTTTAAGCTCGATGAAGAAATCTGAATCTTACAGTCAATATTCAACGTGACATTTCTGTTGTAATTTGATATTGCAGGAGCATTTGCCCTGAATCCAGTACACACATCCTTTCCTCATGTTTTGGTGTCTTTGTGCCAGCTCATTTACACTCAGAATttttctgcctcccacccccttttccttgtttattgacctttcctttgccttctaaTTGACTTGCTAAACCAGCCTGTCTAATATTCCTGCTTCTGTGTACAAACTAACTGAATGGTAAAACCGCATCAGAAAAACATCTGTGAAATTCGAAGACGTTATTTAATGTCTGGCTATTGgctttatatttctgtaaaagatTAGAGAAGAGCAAAGATGACTTTTCTGAGGTCTAGGTCATAATTTGACCACTAAAATCTATAatcaaatgaaagaaagcaagctcaACGCTAGTAATTTTCTATATGTTGCCTGATTGCACAGGGTGTAATAACGTACAGATGACCTGGAGAGCACTCGGGAGTGCCTGTGTGTAACACATCTATGGCAAATGTCATACTGAGAGTTAACTTGCCTGAACAGCACCCTCCGATGGTGTTCTGGATTTGTAAGAGTCATGTGAAGCATGAGCAAAGACACTCCTGTTCTTGCACAACTGTCTGGGCTCATTGATAGCAGCTATTAAGCACCATGAGCAGGATTAAGGAGAGATGTTGTCAGCCGCTGGCATCACTGCTTCTACTTAAGAGCTTTAATGCGAGAACCTCGCTCATGCTGTGTTGAACTTGAGTTGTAGGGAAGTGAACCTTGTCCTAGTACTTGACATCCTGTCAGCTGACCAGGGATATTGGAAAATACTTTGGGTGTGTTCATGTATAGGCCCTAcgcatgaaaacaaaattatgagCAGAAAAAATAACCCTGGGGAGATGgcaaacaagcttttttttttttttgagggcaTTAACAGTCAGTTAAAACTGCAGTCCTACAAGGAATTACACGTTGCACCAAACTGAGGAGATGTTGAATACAGCAGATTTTAAGTAAGAAGGAACATAGTTCTCCTGTCCCAGTCCTTGAGTGAGGTTACCCTTTGCATGCTCATCTACACCTTGATGTTGTCTCTGCCTCCCAGGGAGTATCTGTGAAGGCTGTTAGGACTGTGCAGGCACCCTCACCCTAATTCACCCTCAGGCTCTCACCTGGCAAGGTCAAAGCCATGTGTTTTGAAGGGCATGGGAATCAAGTCTATTTTCTTTGCTCCCAGGGAGCAAAGATTTCTCCCAGCAAGCATTGTCTGCTTCTCCTTGTAGCCTCAGCCAGGCTGTCACACTagcaatagaaaagaaatttcttaaaTTACTAGTGCTAATCATCTGCTTGTGCATCACATCCCTCTTTCAGACAGGGCGAACGCCCTGGCCCGATGCTGTTGCAAGCCAGCCTTCGTTCGGTACAAAGCAGGACTGGAAACTCAGGGATGCTGCTATGGGCATTCAGTAGGGCTGTTCAAGTGTTCCTTTTAGTCCTCACAGAAATTAGACGGTTACTTAAGCAGCCCCATTAACTGGCAAGGTTAGGTATAGTCTATTAATTATTTGATAGAAAACTAAAACTCCCTCTGTTTTTTATTACAGTTGTCTAACGGCCTGGGGACTCAGACAGTAACAGATTGACCCAATACGAGAGCAATGGTGAGTGTGCGTGTTTTCTGTACCATGCTGTGCCAAGCGTTTGCTCTGATAAGATAAACGTGGGGAGTGTAGCTCAGATAAGGACACAGCAGGAAGAACACTGTCATTGTCTGTCCCTTTATAGGGGGTGAGTTTATCgcttctctctgcttcctcatCCTAGAGGAGAATGACCCACACGTACGGGCTTTTCCATTTTGGGAGTTAATAGAAAATCCGATCAGATATTAGTTCAAAGTGCATGAATTTCTCCAGATAAACTTCCTGGGCATATTATTCTTTCCAGGTTCAACCTGCAAGGTAGCCATCTATACGGTAGTTATCCCTGTGCCTGTTTCAGAAAGCCTAACCTACGTGAATGTTAAGCAGTGTTTTGCTGATGATTTTCATGGGAACACGGAGAGCTTTGTAAGAGACAGTGTAGTCCCACAGAAATGGCACTGGACAGGAGGCAGGAGAAACCCGTTTGTGAATCACTGTTTTGAGTAAAACACTGTGCTTCCTGGTGCATTATTTTACAGAATGATGGTCCTTGGCTGCTCTTAGAGACGTCAGGAATAGGGCTTTGATGGGAACAGCTTATTCTATGATTTACATGGAAAACTGCTGGGAAGAAGCCCCAGCTGGACTGAACAGAGATGTCAGGCTGCTTGCTATTATTTAATTGGAAACCAGATACTCCATGGGCAGTTATATGAagatattttctcctttgagtTGTGTCCCTGTGGCTTATTTCTTATGTGGCTGGGAAGTCCCTCTAGAACAGTTTCTTTTTAGGGTAGGATGAAAGCCTGGTATAAAATCACTCATGTTTGGTGGGTGGACTTTTACTTGCTGTCACTGTGATTGcatcttttgaattttttttttttaattcaactcTACTGTATGTACGTATGTATCACTTTGAGTCTGCCTTTCATAACTCCTCTCCTGTGGGTTTAGGCAACAATCAAGGGAGTCTCAAGTTTCAGTGCTGAGCAAGAAGCACAGGCACTAAGGAAGGCTATGAAGGGATTTGGTAAGTTGGTCTCCCTCCGCTGTTAAACCCTCTTTTTTAACCCCGAGTATTTGGAATGTTTTGTCTGGTGGTTTGTTAGAGGGGAAATCTAGCCATTTGCATTGCCCCACTGCCCTATGAGGGCACTGAAAGGAATACTCAATTCCTTTCACTCAGACCTGATCAGGCTGAGACTTGAACCCAACTGGAAATCCAAGTCTTGGGCACAAACACATCGTTAACCAGGCTCTTGTCTTGTCTCTCCTGCGGTGTGGTACTGCCATGCCGCTAGCTGGGTTGAGGCACTTCTGTACACTGATCTAGTCCCCAGTGCTGTTGAGAACCAGGTTGGGTAAGGAACAGAAGATGGCTAATGGCACACTCTGGACAAGACCAGAGTGTGCGTCTGGTTCTTGTGCATGCAGCTTGACTGGTTTCCATTGGTTTCTTCCAGGCACAGATGAAGATGCCATCATTGACATCTTGACCAAACTGAACGTTTCCCAACGTCAGCAAGTTCTGATCACCTATAAGAGCAGTATTGGCAGGGTAGGTGGTCTTCAGACTGTGGCTTTAAGTGGGagatgcaaacattttttgGGTTATATCACTTGGGTGAAATGTGAACAACATCCCAGCCTCCATGACAATAAGGTTAGCACAAGCTTTCCCTGGCCAAGTTTATTTTGGTCTTGTTTGCTTCAGAGCAACTGTTCATCCAAGGAGGGTTGGAGAAAAGTGGTGAATGAGTTCTTTCTGTTCTCAAAGGCTGTATCTCCTCCCaactcctttttcctctctccgtCTTCTAGGATTTGATTGATGACTTGAAGTCTGAGCTGAGTGGGAACTTTGAAAGGGTGATCATTGGTATGATGACTCCTACCACTATGTACGACGTGCATGAACTGAGAAGGGCTATGAAGGTTCGGAAATCTTCCTTTTATGTTGCTTAGTTCTGGTCAATTTAATATGATATGGCATAATtatacatttattattaatttattattaataatttatatatttaaaaaaaatcctagttGCACATCAAAACAGTTGTCATAATAATCTTGGATCTTGTCTTTGCAATTCCCTAGGGTGCAGGAACAGATGAAGGTTGCCTGATTGAAATCCTGGCTTCTCGTACAAACGAAGAGATTCGGCGCATTAATGAGAACTACAAACTTCGTATGTAGTGCAAACTGCAAGCCATTATCATACTGACTGAAAAGTCACTTGTGTGCATGCATGGACatgtgaagaggaaggagaagggtcTGTTAGCCTTTAAGTGTGACAAATCAGCCAATACAACTATTGCCATTTGTCCAGAGAGAACCTCTGAGTTAAGCAGGTATCATCAGCAGGACTGCTAACAGCCTCAAGGATTAGAATTTCACCCAGAAATTGAATCGGTGTAAATAAAATGGGATTGGGGTGGTTATGTCTATCAGTTGGATGTCTGTCCATGTGTGGATCTATTGCCAGTTTTATACTGGCTGTGGTTCTTAATTTTGCCCTGTAGCACTAACTATGATGGCTGGACTGCTATGATGAtagccaagaaggccaatagcatcctggcttgtatcagaaatagtgtggccagcaggactagggcagtgatcgtccccctgtactcagcgCTTatgaggctgcacctcgaatactgtgttcagttttgggcccctcactagaagaaagacattgaggtggtggagcgtgtccaaagaagagcaacaaagctggtgaagggtccaGCTTTAGAaaaagtcttatgaggagcagctgagggaattAGGGTtctttagtctggagaaaaggaggctcacgggagacctcatcgctctctactactacctgaaaggaggtcCAGGACCTGTTACTAACAGATGtcatatgtgtgtgtgcttttgcTAGAATACGGCTGTACCCTCGAGGAGGACATTGTCTCTGACACATCTTCCATGTTTCGAAGAGTCCTCGTGTCCCTCGCGACGGTAAGTCCAGGCTAAGGGAAATGGAGGTGAATCTTCCTGTTGCTGATGGACACGCCTCTCACTTCAGTGATGAGGTGTTTCAGgctgggttttatttcacttaTCTTGCATTTCACCTCGCCTGCATTTCACACGCAGcttctgcagggagaggagtCTGACTCTGGGTATGCATTAATGCCAtgtgctctttttaaaatggccCAGTTAAAGTGGTTTGCTGCTCATTTCAAAAGGAAGTACAAATCACATCTGAGCcatgttttgctgtatttgtaaTCTACTATTCAATTTTAAGGATCCCATTAGGCATCTCCAGTAGCTTGTTTTGAATGGGGAATTTGCAGGACTTGCTTCCATTAGTTGCTCTGGTGAAATGAGTTTTTCATCCTTGTGTCTCCGCAGGGAAACAGAGATGAGAGAACGTATGTGGATGATGCCCTTGCTCAACAAGATGCCCAGGTGTGTAGCAATTTGCTTCCTCACAAGAACTGTCTGTTCTCGTACAGGTGATGCACGGTGAATCCCTGCTTCTTCTagacctcattttttttcaagatagAACAGTAAGCCTGAAGCTATGCTAGACAGCAGCGCCCTAGGTGGAGACCTGGGCTCTATGCTCAGTTTTGACCCTTAGAGAAGCCTCTTCACTGTTCTGACTCAGCCGGTGAAATGGGGATAATGGTTCTAGCCTCCTTTGCAACTCTGTGGTGAGAGGTCTCTAGACAGGCTGGGTACTTGGAAGGGGAGATGACATTTGAGTTGAGAGTTGCGGTGCTTGGTTAGTATTTGTTGGAAAACATCTGTGATCTAGACAAGCCACAGGCCAGCAGTGCTCAAGCACCAAGGAAGTAAAAATCTCATGTTATGTACACCTGGCCTTCTCCATTAGCCTTACTTTGTCTGTTCATAATGTCTTCAAGTGCCTGTATGAAGCTGGGGAGAAGAAATGGGGAACAGATGAGGTACAATTTATGGCCATCCTCTGTACACGGAACAGATGCCACCTACTAAGAGGTAGGACCCTCTGTTGtgtcctggatttttttccttgaggacAATACTTTTGTAGGAGCGTTGTACTTGTTCATTAACTGACTGTGAACTCTTCCTGAGACAGCAGGTATCCTAGAGCCCAGTTGCATTCAATTCTTTAAGACCATTTTGTTCCCTCCTGAGACAAAAAGGGACTTGAGAAAAACATCAGTACAACTTGCTCCAGCCTGTAAATTGGAGATAATGAAGTGTGACTCCATTGGGGCAGAGCTAAGCATTTAAACTGCCATCATTAACTAGCAGTTCTTCAAAATGCTAGCAGCAGTGGTAGGCCAATTAGCAAGACAGttgataattaaaatgaattatttctgtggGACAGCCCTGATTTAGCTTACAATGTCACAATAATGGTACAATGTTCATACAGAGTATGAGGAGTTTGATCTTGCAAAGTGATCCTTGGTGGTTTACACACT includes:
- the ANXA4 gene encoding annexin A4 → MATIKGVSSFSAEQEAQALRKAMKGFGTDEDAIIDILTKLNVSQRQQVLITYKSSIGRDLIDDLKSELSGNFERVIIGMMTPTTMYDVHELRRAMKGAGTDEGCLIEILASRTNEEIRRINENYKLQYGCTLEEDIVSDTSSMFRRVLVSLATGNRDERTYVDDALAQQDAQCLYEAGEKKWGTDEVQFMAILCTRNRCHLLRVFDAYRGIANKDITDSIKSEMSGDLEDALLAVVKCMRNKPAYFAERLYKSMKGLGTDDNTLIRVMVSRCEIDMLDIRREFLTMYGKSLYSFIKGDCSGDYRKVLLRLCGGED